Proteins found in one Aneurinibacillus uraniidurans genomic segment:
- the speE gene encoding polyamine aminopropyltransferase, protein MAGLWFTEKQTENFGITIKVNKTLHTEQTEFQKLDMVETEEFGNMLLLDGMVMTSQVDEFVYHEMVAHPALNTHPNPEHVLVVGGGDGGVIREIMKHEKVKKATLVEIDGKVIEYSKQYLPSIAGELDNPRVEVIVGDGFMHIVKSKNQYDVIMVDSTEPVGPAAPLFERGFYQGIYEALKEDGMFVAQTDNPWFKSDLIRKVSKDIKEIFPITRAYVANIPTYPSGMWMFQMGSKKYDPLEVDAASIPERETKYYTPRLHGAAFVLPKFVEDMVK, encoded by the coding sequence ATGGCTGGTTTGTGGTTTACGGAGAAACAAACAGAAAATTTCGGGATTACAATTAAGGTTAATAAAACTTTACATACAGAACAGACAGAATTCCAGAAGCTCGATATGGTCGAGACAGAGGAATTCGGCAACATGCTGCTTCTCGATGGTATGGTTATGACATCACAGGTGGATGAATTCGTCTATCATGAGATGGTAGCGCATCCAGCTCTTAATACGCATCCGAACCCAGAGCATGTACTGGTAGTTGGCGGTGGCGATGGCGGCGTAATCCGCGAAATCATGAAGCATGAAAAAGTAAAAAAAGCAACGCTTGTTGAAATCGATGGCAAAGTAATCGAATACTCTAAGCAGTATCTGCCGAGCATTGCAGGCGAGCTGGATAATCCACGTGTGGAAGTAATCGTGGGCGATGGCTTCATGCACATTGTAAAAAGCAAAAATCAGTACGATGTGATCATGGTTGACTCTACTGAACCAGTAGGACCAGCTGCTCCGCTGTTCGAGCGTGGTTTCTATCAAGGCATCTATGAAGCGCTGAAAGAAGATGGCATGTTCGTGGCACAAACAGACAACCCGTGGTTTAAGTCTGACTTGATCCGCAAAGTAAGCAAAGACATTAAAGAAATCTTCCCGATCACACGTGCATACGTGGCGAACATCCCAACGTATCCAAGCGGCATGTGGATGTTCCAAATGGGTTCGAAAAAATACGATCCGCTTGAAGTGGATGCAGCAAGCATTCCAGAACGCGAAACAAAATACTACACACCACGCCTGCACGGTGCAGCGTTTGTTCTTCCGAAATTCGTGGAAGACATGGTGAAATAG
- the speB gene encoding agmatinase: MHFFNPSYSGHAFIEAQSTYEDAKAVIYGMPMDWTTSFRPGTRFGPTRIREVSINLETYSPYADRELEEVAFFDAGDIPLPFGSAQRSLDAIEEYVRKVVADGKFPIGLGGEHLVSLAPIKVMAEKYPDLVIVHIDAHTDLRHEMEGEELSHSAVIRRALDYVKPENVYQFGIRSGLKEEFQFAQENMHLNKFKVIEPLKACLDELKGRPVYVTYDIDAVDPAYAPGTGTAEPGGISAADAIESIYLLSELNVVGFDLVEVSPVLDQSERTQILASKMIREVLLTMVK, from the coding sequence ATGCATTTCTTTAACCCTTCTTACAGTGGTCATGCGTTCATTGAAGCACAAAGCACATACGAAGATGCGAAGGCTGTCATTTATGGCATGCCGATGGACTGGACAACAAGCTTCCGTCCGGGAACTCGTTTTGGTCCAACACGCATTCGCGAAGTGTCTATTAACCTGGAAACATACAGCCCATACGCAGATCGTGAGCTTGAAGAAGTTGCATTCTTTGATGCGGGTGATATTCCGCTTCCGTTTGGCAGCGCTCAGCGCAGCCTAGATGCGATTGAAGAGTATGTGCGTAAAGTTGTGGCAGATGGTAAATTCCCGATTGGTCTTGGCGGCGAGCACCTGGTTAGTCTTGCCCCGATTAAGGTGATGGCAGAGAAGTACCCGGATCTCGTGATCGTACACATCGATGCTCATACAGACCTGCGTCATGAGATGGAAGGGGAAGAATTGTCCCACTCGGCTGTTATTCGCCGTGCGCTGGACTATGTAAAGCCGGAAAATGTGTACCAGTTTGGTATTCGCTCTGGTCTAAAGGAAGAATTCCAGTTCGCGCAAGAAAACATGCACCTGAACAAGTTCAAAGTGATCGAGCCGCTGAAAGCGTGTCTTGACGAGCTGAAAGGACGTCCGGTTTATGTCACATACGACATTGATGCGGTTGATCCGGCATACGCTCCAGGCACAGGTACAGCGGAGCCGGGCGGTATCTCGGCAGCAGATGCAATCGAATCGATCTATCTGTTGTCTGAGCTGAACGTGGTTGGCTTTGACCTGGTAGAAGTATCTCCGGTGCTGGATCAGTCTGAGCGCACACAAATTCTTGCGTCCAAAATGATCCGTGAAGTGCTTCTCACAATGGTGAAATAA
- a CDS encoding DUF1934 domain-containing protein: MGRPPIQQVAITIESQFVLEGGRRDKHEYRYAGELHLMNGTWYIKYVEQDEAGETKATVKVRPDEVVVIRNGLVSMRQSFRLGVTTSGVFESLAGPMQMDTETTDVRVKYDEEGYLCEAVWNYTLFLNEQEAGHYMVTCSLQRKR, translated from the coding sequence ATGGGCAGACCTCCCATACAGCAGGTAGCCATCACAATTGAAAGCCAGTTTGTACTGGAAGGCGGTCGTCGGGATAAGCATGAATACCGCTATGCGGGCGAGCTTCACCTGATGAACGGTACATGGTACATCAAGTATGTGGAGCAGGATGAAGCAGGTGAAACAAAGGCAACCGTGAAAGTACGACCTGACGAAGTTGTTGTCATTCGCAACGGACTTGTATCGATGCGGCAATCATTTCGTCTAGGTGTTACAACAAGCGGAGTGTTTGAAAGCCTGGCAGGTCCGATGCAGATGGACACGGAGACAACTGACGTTCGCGTGAAATACGATGAAGAAGGTTATTTATGCGAAGCAGTCTGGAATTATACCCTGTTTTTAAATGAGCAGGAAGCGGGGCACTACATGGTAACGTGCAGCTTGCAGCGCAAACGATAA
- the argS gene encoding arginine--tRNA ligase: MSIVEKMKSTIVEQIKQAVIKAGIVEAEQIPDFVLELPKDKQHGDYATNIAMQLTRIARKNPRQIAEQIVDAIDKEAASIAKIEIAGPGFINFYMDNSYLTNVVGQVIEAGNTYGRTDAGKGKKVQVEFVSANPTGSLHLGHARGAAFGDALCNVLDIAGYAVSREYYINDAGNQIVNLARSIEARYFQALGEERDMPEDGYYGQDIIEFGKELAAKDGDKYAKMSEEERFIFFRNWGRDKELEKIKTDLADFRVKFDEWFSETSLYETNEVERIVGVLREKGYVYDEDGATWLRSTDFGDDKNRVLIKQDGSYTYLTPDIAYHQNKFNRGFDQLINIWGADHHGYIPRMKAAMQCLGYDADQLVVLINQMVSLYQGGEKVKMSKRTGKAVTMRDLMEEVGTDATRYFFTMRSQDAHLDFDMDLAVSKSNENPVFYVQYAHARICSIFRQAAEQSIEIDLSKADFSGMTSEKEIDLLKHIGEFPQEVAGAAEALAPHRIVRYVHELAALLHSFYNAERVITEDAGLTQARLALMKAVQTTIANALRLIGVSAPERM; the protein is encoded by the coding sequence GTGAGTATTGTAGAGAAAATGAAAAGTACAATTGTAGAACAAATCAAGCAGGCGGTGATCAAGGCTGGCATCGTCGAAGCAGAACAAATCCCGGATTTTGTCCTGGAGTTACCAAAGGATAAGCAGCACGGCGACTATGCTACAAATATCGCGATGCAGTTAACTCGTATTGCACGCAAAAACCCACGTCAGATCGCAGAGCAAATCGTTGATGCGATTGATAAGGAAGCGGCAAGCATTGCAAAAATTGAAATTGCTGGGCCTGGTTTTATTAACTTCTACATGGATAACAGCTATTTGACTAATGTAGTTGGACAAGTTATCGAAGCAGGGAATACATATGGCCGTACAGATGCAGGGAAAGGAAAAAAAGTACAGGTGGAATTCGTCAGTGCGAATCCGACTGGAAGCTTGCATTTAGGTCATGCACGAGGAGCCGCGTTTGGTGATGCGCTGTGCAATGTGCTTGATATTGCGGGCTATGCTGTATCTCGCGAATATTACATCAATGATGCCGGGAACCAGATTGTCAACCTTGCTCGTTCCATAGAAGCTCGCTATTTCCAGGCACTCGGTGAAGAACGTGATATGCCGGAAGATGGCTACTACGGACAAGATATTATCGAATTCGGGAAAGAGCTGGCAGCGAAAGACGGTGACAAGTACGCGAAGATGAGCGAGGAAGAGCGTTTTATATTCTTCCGCAACTGGGGCCGTGATAAAGAACTGGAGAAAATCAAAACTGACCTGGCTGATTTCCGTGTGAAATTCGACGAATGGTTTAGTGAGACATCCCTGTATGAAACAAACGAAGTTGAGCGTATCGTCGGTGTACTGCGTGAAAAAGGCTACGTGTATGATGAAGACGGTGCGACATGGCTTCGCTCGACTGACTTTGGTGACGACAAAAACCGTGTGTTGATCAAGCAGGATGGCTCATACACGTACCTGACGCCGGATATCGCGTATCACCAGAACAAATTCAACCGTGGCTTTGACCAGTTGATTAACATCTGGGGAGCGGACCATCATGGCTACATTCCACGTATGAAAGCTGCGATGCAGTGCTTGGGCTACGATGCGGACCAGCTTGTTGTTTTGATCAATCAGATGGTTAGCTTGTATCAAGGCGGCGAGAAAGTAAAAATGTCCAAACGTACAGGTAAAGCAGTAACGATGCGTGACCTCATGGAAGAGGTTGGAACTGATGCGACGCGCTACTTCTTTACTATGCGCAGTCAGGATGCACACCTTGATTTTGATATGGATCTTGCCGTATCCAAGTCAAATGAAAACCCGGTATTTTATGTGCAATACGCTCATGCACGTATTTGCAGTATCTTCCGCCAGGCGGCTGAGCAAAGCATTGAAATCGATCTTTCCAAAGCAGATTTCAGCGGTATGACAAGCGAGAAAGAAATCGACCTGCTCAAGCATATCGGTGAATTCCCGCAGGAAGTGGCGGGTGCTGCGGAAGCACTAGCACCGCACCGTATTGTTCGCTATGTACATGAGCTGGCAGCGCTACTGCACAGCTTCTACAACGCGGAGCGCGTTATTACAGAAGATGCTGGTTTGACACAGGCGCGTCTTGCACTAATGAAAGCCGTTCAGACTACGATTGCAAACGCTCTGCGTCTAATCGGTGTATCAGCACCGGAACGCATGTAA
- a CDS encoding methyl-accepting chemotaxis protein, translating into MYKQKKKSIRSKLIWAFAVILLVPSLLIGVTSYMTAKEKVEDQLIQSAKQNVVLLDRLLTSTIEPELRDVKHLASLVHGTTFQGEERNAIQKSLEGLQALHPELIHTFVGATNGQMLLAPYEKLADDYDPRTRLWYKQAVEHPGQIIITEPYVDAASKDEVVTIAVQSDDRKSVVGIDLNLKALAESVKQVKVGNEGYAFLIDGSRKYIVHPTQKPGTEASGSPTEKMFASTSGEFEYEWEGHERRMFFATNKLTGWKVAGTMYVDEAKKEANPIFVTLFVVLAVSFLYGGIRSFFVIRSIVGPLRVLNEAAHRVSEGKLTERIDTHSNDEFGELAESFNHMSDSLQMVLREVQEQSDHLASSSYQLTEGANQTSHATEQITGVIQEVAADSDKQVERIERASGTVVDMSNRALSIAEQARSVTASASQAVDMAEEGNLVLQQAVNQMHAVNGTMQDLEHVIKNLGKRSDEIGKIIEVITTISSQTNLLALNAAIEAARAGEHGRGFAVVADEVRVLAEQSAQSAAQIAALIGTIQQETEMAVQSMVTSSREVAAGMDVVDTAGQLFGTIRGSVAGAASQFREVAVAVEQMAAHTGEIVRVFEGMEQLTSETASGMQTVYASTEEQLAFMQEISASAASLSQMSAELQGLLRKFEIS; encoded by the coding sequence ATGTATAAACAAAAAAAGAAAAGCATTCGTAGTAAATTGATTTGGGCATTTGCTGTTATTTTACTTGTACCAAGTCTTTTGATAGGGGTTACATCCTATATGACAGCAAAAGAAAAAGTAGAAGACCAGCTCATCCAGAGCGCTAAGCAGAATGTTGTACTGCTGGATCGTTTGCTTACGAGCACAATCGAACCGGAGTTAAGAGATGTAAAGCATCTGGCCTCTCTTGTGCATGGTACAACATTTCAGGGAGAAGAGCGGAATGCCATTCAGAAAAGTTTAGAAGGACTTCAGGCGCTTCATCCAGAGCTGATACACACATTTGTAGGGGCGACAAACGGTCAGATGCTGCTGGCACCGTATGAAAAGCTTGCGGACGATTATGATCCGCGCACACGTCTCTGGTACAAGCAGGCAGTTGAGCATCCAGGTCAAATTATTATTACAGAGCCGTATGTAGACGCTGCATCCAAAGATGAAGTTGTCACCATTGCTGTTCAGTCTGATGACCGAAAAAGTGTGGTAGGAATTGACCTGAATCTGAAAGCGTTGGCAGAAAGTGTGAAGCAGGTGAAGGTCGGAAATGAAGGATATGCGTTTCTGATTGATGGCTCCCGCAAATACATCGTACACCCGACACAAAAACCGGGAACCGAAGCATCCGGGTCGCCAACTGAGAAAATGTTTGCATCGACGTCGGGGGAGTTCGAATATGAATGGGAAGGCCATGAGCGCCGGATGTTTTTTGCAACGAATAAGCTGACCGGATGGAAAGTGGCCGGCACAATGTATGTGGATGAAGCAAAGAAAGAGGCGAATCCGATCTTTGTGACATTATTTGTGGTGCTGGCTGTATCATTTTTGTATGGGGGGATTCGCAGCTTTTTTGTGATTCGTTCCATTGTTGGCCCGCTGCGAGTATTGAATGAAGCGGCACATCGGGTCAGTGAAGGGAAGCTGACAGAGAGAATTGATACACATTCCAATGACGAATTTGGTGAATTGGCAGAGAGTTTTAATCATATGAGTGATTCCTTGCAGATGGTACTGCGAGAGGTACAGGAACAATCTGATCATCTTGCATCCTCCTCTTACCAGCTTACAGAAGGAGCGAATCAGACGAGCCATGCTACTGAGCAAATTACCGGAGTTATTCAGGAGGTGGCAGCAGACTCGGATAAGCAGGTAGAACGCATCGAAAGAGCATCCGGGACGGTTGTGGACATGTCGAACCGGGCGTTATCCATTGCAGAACAGGCGCGGAGCGTAACGGCATCGGCATCGCAGGCAGTCGATATGGCAGAAGAAGGAAATCTGGTTCTGCAACAAGCGGTGAATCAGATGCACGCAGTAAATGGAACGATGCAGGATTTAGAACATGTGATTAAAAACCTGGGCAAACGCTCAGATGAAATTGGCAAAATCATTGAAGTCATTACGACCATTTCCAGTCAGACGAATTTGCTTGCACTTAATGCGGCGATTGAGGCAGCTCGTGCTGGGGAACATGGGCGTGGTTTTGCGGTGGTAGCAGACGAAGTACGTGTGCTGGCTGAGCAGTCTGCGCAGTCTGCCGCACAGATCGCGGCACTGATCGGTACGATTCAACAGGAGACAGAAATGGCTGTCCAATCGATGGTGACAAGCTCACGGGAAGTGGCAGCCGGCATGGATGTAGTGGATACAGCGGGACAACTATTTGGAACGATTCGCGGTTCTGTGGCGGGCGCAGCCAGCCAGTTCCGGGAGGTAGCTGTAGCTGTTGAACAGATGGCGGCGCATACAGGGGAGATTGTTCGCGTATTTGAAGGGATGGAACAGCTAACTTCCGAGACAGCATCGGGCATGCAGACGGTATATGCCTCAACGGAAGAACAGCTTGCTTTTATGCAGGAGATTAGTGCATCTGCAGCTTCGCTTTCCCAAATGTCTGCGGAGCTTCAGGGGCTATTGCGTAAATTCGAAATTTCATAA
- a CDS encoding (Fe-S)-binding protein — protein sequence MNTALSLLNLLAFFAVTGYAVYLFAQLVYSRVTYIKLGRAGDLREDASQKVNQFLVNVFGQRKLLKDSKSGVMHLVLFYGFLLVQFGAIDLIWKGLKPGSHLPFGAAYPYFLLFQEIVVVAILLSIFYAWYRRNVEKLKRLKRGWKANLVVWLITTLMISTLFAEATEMIWLHPDQVAYHSTQPIASSIAVLLSGIGSTAAGAVFYVFWWIHLLTLLTFLVYIPQGKHAHLLFAPYNWLMKDKTRPPSKLTALDFEKLEEEGAEEFGVGRIENFTQNQLIDLYACVECGRCTSMCPAAGTGKTLSPMDLIVKMRDHLTDKGAAITGRTPWLPAGIFKDMKGNELAMQAATANVAGGEVAVATDGSSALKIDYDVNLIGDVITEEELWACTTCRNCEDQCPVANEHVEKIVDMRRYLVMTEGQMPADAQRALSNIERQSNPWGINRKNRINWREGMEDLVPTAKEAGEFDYLFFVGSMGSFDNRSIKITQSFIHVMHKAGIKFAILGNEEKNSGDTPRRLGNEMLYQELAMENIANFEKYGVKKIITMDPHAYNTIKNEYPDFGLEGVEVYHHTEVLAQWLKEGRLNPVNEVNERVTYHDSCYLGRYNEVYNPPRDILSAIPGVQIVEMERSGCDSMCCGAGGGMMWQEEHQGTRVNIARTEQALAVNPTTIGSACPYCLTMLSDGTKAKEMEEKVQTLDLVEILEKAL from the coding sequence ATGAATACTGCTTTATCGCTGCTTAATTTGCTTGCATTCTTTGCGGTAACGGGCTATGCGGTGTATTTGTTCGCCCAGCTTGTATACAGCCGAGTCACATACATCAAGCTCGGCCGTGCAGGCGATTTGCGCGAAGACGCCTCCCAGAAAGTAAATCAGTTTCTGGTTAACGTTTTTGGACAGAGAAAACTATTAAAAGATTCCAAAAGCGGCGTGATGCATCTTGTACTTTTTTATGGATTCTTGCTAGTTCAATTTGGAGCGATTGATTTGATCTGGAAGGGACTTAAGCCAGGTTCCCATCTTCCATTTGGGGCAGCTTATCCGTACTTTTTATTGTTCCAGGAAATTGTGGTCGTTGCGATCTTACTTTCAATTTTCTACGCATGGTATCGTCGTAATGTTGAAAAATTAAAGCGCTTAAAACGTGGCTGGAAAGCCAATCTTGTTGTTTGGCTGATTACAACGTTAATGATCAGTACGCTATTTGCAGAAGCAACAGAAATGATCTGGTTGCACCCGGATCAAGTGGCGTACCATTCGACACAGCCGATTGCATCAAGCATTGCGGTTCTGTTGAGCGGAATCGGTTCGACAGCAGCAGGGGCTGTATTCTACGTATTCTGGTGGATTCACTTGCTGACGCTTTTGACTTTCCTTGTATACATTCCGCAGGGCAAGCACGCACACTTGCTGTTTGCACCGTATAACTGGCTGATGAAAGATAAGACCCGCCCACCGAGTAAATTGACAGCGCTTGACTTCGAGAAACTGGAAGAAGAAGGCGCGGAAGAGTTTGGGGTTGGCCGCATTGAGAATTTCACACAAAATCAGCTCATCGATCTGTATGCGTGTGTAGAGTGCGGTCGATGCACAAGTATGTGCCCGGCGGCGGGTACAGGTAAAACGTTGTCTCCGATGGATCTCATCGTGAAAATGCGTGATCATCTGACAGACAAAGGAGCGGCGATCACAGGACGTACACCATGGTTGCCAGCGGGTATCTTTAAAGACATGAAGGGCAACGAACTGGCGATGCAGGCAGCTACCGCAAACGTAGCAGGCGGTGAAGTAGCGGTTGCGACAGATGGTTCATCTGCGCTCAAAATCGATTACGATGTGAACTTGATTGGTGATGTCATTACCGAAGAAGAATTGTGGGCTTGTACGACATGCCGTAACTGTGAAGATCAGTGTCCGGTAGCGAATGAACACGTTGAGAAAATTGTCGACATGCGCCGCTATCTTGTTATGACAGAAGGGCAGATGCCAGCGGATGCGCAGCGTGCATTGAGCAACATCGAGCGTCAGAGCAACCCATGGGGCATTAACCGTAAGAACCGCATCAATTGGCGCGAAGGTATGGAAGATCTGGTGCCAACAGCAAAAGAAGCGGGCGAGTTCGATTACTTGTTCTTTGTTGGTTCTATGGGATCATTTGATAACCGTTCGATCAAGATTACTCAGTCGTTTATCCATGTTATGCACAAGGCTGGTATCAAGTTTGCGATTCTCGGCAATGAGGAGAAAAACTCGGGTGATACACCACGCCGTCTTGGTAACGAGATGCTGTATCAAGAGTTGGCGATGGAAAATATCGCAAACTTTGAAAAGTACGGCGTGAAGAAGATCATCACGATGGACCCGCATGCCTACAATACAATTAAAAATGAATATCCGGATTTCGGTCTTGAGGGTGTGGAAGTATATCATCACACAGAAGTATTGGCACAGTGGCTGAAAGAAGGCCGACTCAATCCGGTGAATGAAGTGAACGAACGTGTAACGTACCATGACTCTTGCTACCTGGGTCGTTACAACGAAGTGTACAATCCGCCGCGTGACATTCTGTCTGCGATTCCGGGTGTACAGATCGTGGAGATGGAACGTTCCGGCTGTGATAGCATGTGCTGCGGTGCAGGTGGCGGTATGATGTGGCAGGAAGAGCATCAAGGTACACGTGTAAACATCGCACGTACGGAACAGGCTCTGGCTGTGAATCCGACCACAATCGGAAGCGCATGCCCATACTGTCTGACGATGCTGTCTGACGGTACAAAAGCAAAAGAAATGGAAGAGAAAGTTCAGACGCTTGACCTTGTAGAAATTTTAGAAAAAGCTTTATAA
- a CDS encoding acetyl-CoA C-acetyltransferase: MKKSVIVSAARTPFGKFGGSLSSLQAVDLGGIVIKEAVERAGIQPEQVDELIMGMVLQGGAKQIPSRQAARKAGLPWEVQTETINKVCASGLRSVTLADQIIRAGDADVIVAGGMESMSNAPYILPNARWGMRMGDGKAVDLMLNDGLTDAYDGKHMAVHGSNVAAEFEIAREAQDEWALRSQQRAAEAMKAGKFADEIVPVPVPQRKGEPVIVDTDESPRETSMEQLAKLPPVFTKDGSITAGNAPGVNDGAGALVVMSEEKAEELGAKPLATILGHAAVGQEAPYIATTPGLAINKLLKKTGYTIDQIDLFEVNEAFAAVVLTSGKIVGWDPEKVNVNGGAIAFGHPIGASGARILMTLIHELRRRGGGLGIAAICSGAAQGDAILVEVPKA; encoded by the coding sequence ATGAAAAAGTCTGTAATCGTCAGCGCAGCCCGCACACCATTCGGCAAGTTCGGAGGTAGCCTTAGTTCTTTGCAAGCAGTTGATTTAGGTGGAATTGTCATCAAGGAAGCAGTTGAACGTGCAGGTATTCAGCCGGAGCAAGTGGATGAATTAATTATGGGTATGGTTTTACAAGGCGGGGCCAAGCAGATTCCATCCCGTCAGGCTGCTCGCAAGGCAGGATTGCCATGGGAAGTACAAACAGAAACGATTAACAAAGTATGTGCTTCCGGTTTGCGCAGCGTAACACTTGCGGACCAGATCATTCGTGCAGGAGACGCGGACGTTATTGTGGCAGGTGGTATGGAAAGCATGAGCAATGCGCCGTACATTTTGCCGAATGCACGCTGGGGCATGCGTATGGGTGACGGCAAGGCAGTTGACTTGATGCTTAATGACGGTCTTACAGACGCATACGACGGCAAACATATGGCTGTACATGGCAGCAATGTAGCAGCTGAATTCGAGATTGCTCGCGAGGCACAGGATGAGTGGGCACTTCGCAGCCAGCAGCGTGCAGCGGAAGCGATGAAAGCAGGCAAGTTTGCTGATGAGATCGTGCCGGTTCCAGTACCGCAGCGCAAAGGTGAGCCAGTAATTGTTGATACAGACGAATCACCGCGTGAAACGAGCATGGAACAATTAGCAAAATTACCTCCTGTCTTTACAAAAGACGGTTCCATCACAGCAGGTAACGCACCAGGTGTAAACGATGGCGCAGGTGCACTCGTTGTCATGTCCGAAGAGAAAGCAGAAGAGCTTGGTGCAAAACCACTCGCGACCATTCTCGGTCATGCGGCTGTTGGACAAGAAGCACCGTATATTGCGACTACACCAGGACTTGCGATTAATAAACTTCTTAAGAAAACAGGCTACACCATTGATCAAATTGATCTGTTTGAAGTAAATGAAGCATTTGCAGCCGTTGTCCTCACAAGCGGAAAAATCGTAGGCTGGGACCCGGAAAAAGTGAATGTCAACGGTGGAGCGATCGCATTCGGTCATCCGATTGGTGCAAGCGGCGCCCGTATCTTGATGACGCTCATCCATGAACTGCGTCGTCGCGGCGGCGGTCTGGGCATCGCAGCAATTTGCTCCGGTGCGGCACAGGGCGATGCGATTCTAGTAGAAGTTCCAAAGGCGTAA
- a CDS encoding 3-hydroxybutyryl-CoA dehydrogenase produces MEVKTFMVVGAGQMGSGIAQVAAQAGLNVILHDVKDEFVNRGLGVITKNLTRDVEKGRKTEEEKQAILGRIKPSTDINNAKDVDFVVEAIIENMEIKTQLFKQLDELAPAHAILASNTSSLPITEIAAVTKRPEQVIGMHFMNPVPVMKLIEVIRGLATSDETYKIVAELSEKMNKTAVEVNDFPGFVSNRVLLPMINEAIYCVYEGVATPEAIDDVMKMGMNHPMGPLTLADFIGLDTCLYIMEVLHEGLGDSKYRPCPLLRKYVKAGWLGRKSGRGFYVYE; encoded by the coding sequence ATGGAAGTAAAAACATTTATGGTTGTAGGCGCAGGTCAAATGGGAAGCGGCATTGCACAAGTAGCAGCGCAGGCAGGCTTGAACGTCATTCTTCATGACGTAAAAGATGAGTTTGTAAACCGTGGCCTTGGCGTAATTACAAAGAATCTGACACGCGATGTGGAAAAAGGACGCAAGACAGAAGAAGAGAAACAAGCGATCCTTGGCCGCATCAAGCCGTCTACAGACATCAATAACGCAAAAGATGTAGATTTCGTTGTCGAAGCGATCATCGAAAACATGGAGATCAAAACACAGCTCTTCAAACAGCTTGATGAGCTTGCGCCGGCTCATGCGATTCTCGCAAGTAACACATCTTCTCTTCCGATCACTGAAATTGCAGCGGTAACGAAACGTCCAGAGCAAGTGATCGGCATGCACTTTATGAATCCAGTTCCGGTTATGAAGCTGATCGAAGTAATCCGCGGTCTGGCTACCTCAGATGAGACATACAAAATCGTAGCGGAATTATCCGAGAAAATGAACAAAACAGCAGTAGAAGTAAATGACTTCCCTGGGTTTGTATCCAACCGCGTTCTGCTTCCGATGATCAATGAAGCAATCTACTGTGTATACGAAGGTGTAGCAACGCCGGAAGCGATTGATGATGTAATGAAAATGGGCATGAACCATCCGATGGGTCCACTGACACTCGCTGACTTTATTGGACTTGACACGTGCCTCTATATCATGGAAGTGCTGCATGAAGGCCTGGGTGATTCCAAATACCGTCCATGTCCGCTTCTGCGCAAATATGTGAAAGCAGGCTGGCTCGGACGTAAATCAGGCCGTGGCTTCTACGTGTACGAATAG